In one Corythoichthys intestinalis isolate RoL2023-P3 chromosome 16, ASM3026506v1, whole genome shotgun sequence genomic region, the following are encoded:
- the svilc gene encoding supervillin isoform X2 — MEDLVLESRAERIARYKAARRQELAERFGHTDEFLDSRQADNGRDAQDPASQNVNSKTYSVPNGSDISMGTTCQIGQDSQDATSRGGQLVQQQQQLRTRVSVGQLRSALMQQAANGADADKVSAENVPQAGSSLDPTTKPVSDGARRRTCRYIASGLGGARKNNERFRTQPITANEMEESGRLEEAEGEETCDADEKTDERAQMSVAAKMSLFKEMEKTAAPEASAFLKPRSGSVCHERRQRRGNDHRFLTQPITSEEMVAISTLPDAPEEMCPPQEEQAETDDEGCKLSVSEKLALFNKLFLPEGPGADEAPEKRRQKNARYRTQPITVDEVSLLQKGPVQLPILSLAPHLCDRQQASSNNLKPSELRLSCSKPDINPASFDQGMQRCDSEPGIMGSLRRCRSERTKSSKAERNGPVSHRDMPNARTARREAVGEDLWAAAPWRQRTRGRRETNAYMPPTTHAMLKHTSRHHNEDASTSACLQVAPVNSDTQVHHMINGTTSKGEKSRTDGMKPQCWEPVYASVFSSSTPQYVMCFNKNNQSFEAQEVTSPTDNQSPLQSKQKSVVDEEDIHVCSKSIKVEETATAECSQLVGKTNCHNNSQSTEAPTCSFEVYQEESTPENGLYTCPPCGAPSNSRQNLDLFCQTNSPMLTSAVAEHRRSVRPSRRTQGSRNPLRALAAREDVMQDFMGLNAAAEERIQTEKNSKNSSKSNSVSSSPDPQECHPPFTSPMLLFIKGRQHVQVRLARPSASSLNSGGCYLLVTTDNCILWNGQSANDTEKAKALDLASFIQSHKDLGCNATGVIHLEEGLNSDSSLATDFWSILGGKTPYPEAGAAVEDELYERGIVESNCVYKMLDNRLVPHEQGWASMPSVSMLDSNEALVFDFGGEVYLWLGKDVPAERQKMALQMSRQVWLGAYDYRNCRVNPMDPTQPAADTQLMGEGRPNWALFGVITESNETVLFKEKFVDWTENETKSPSLTKSCDLPKPSDTNTSLSSEAAADGSTCSTMANSGTSDLRTVGLDTWHVHELDDGEAPLESVGQLHEGDSYVVRWTYNAGDQCEHSTAIFLWHGLNSNMIGQDTAAFLSTGKNINQESQVVVDEGKEPLSFLQLFKGGLVIHKGRREASSSHTAEQADKWRLFCVRGEHPDAGSLLEVECCCASLRSRGSMVLINGQQAALYLWNGCKALVRCREVANRVVEQLTKGCPQELGLSKSSLVKSQAVEEGSEPTDFWAALGHMDREAYDCMLQDPYKYNFTPRLFHLSASSGEFRADELYSPSSLPGIVAAMPFIQESLYAAPPPALFLLDNRFEVYLWQRNPEDEQADGCHGERKRAMEMTLQYCKDVNPRRPPHAYLFLGGSEPLTFTNVFPRWERTQAALTQGKLTTVQDALDQLTMTKPGSKQTILPDRVDSQGPEDHLSAHKFQIPSSQPGAGLQFCLWCPSTAPLVLAVVEFGV; from the exons ATGGAGGACCTGGTCCTGGAGTCCCGGGCAGAACGCATCGCCCGCTACAAGGCAGCAAGGAGACAAGAGCTGGCTGAGCGTTTCGGACACACGGATGAGTTTTTAGACTCCCGGCAGGCCGACAACGGAAGGGACGCACAAGACCCCGCTTCCCAAAATGTCAACAGCAAGACATACAGTGTTCCGAACGGATCTGACATTTCCATGGGAACCACTTGCCAAATAGG ACAGGATTCCCAGGATGCAACGAGTAGGGGTGGGCAACTGgtgcaacagcagcagcagcttcGCACTCGGGTGTCTGTGGGCCAGCTGAGGAGTGCTCTTATGCAGCAGGCGGCAAATGGAGCCGATGCGGACAAAGT TAGTGCAGAAAATGTGCCCCAAGCCGGGTCTTCTCTCGACCCAACGACAAAGCCTGTCTCAGATGGGGCCCGTCGCCGCACCTGCCGTTACATCGCCAGTGGATTAGGAGGTGCCCGCAAGAACAACGAGCGCTTCCGGACACAGCCGATCACAGCCAATGAAATGGAAGAGAGTGGCAG GCTGGAAGAGGCTGAGGGAGAGGAAACGTGTGATG CTGACGAGAAAACGGATGAAAGAGCGCAGATGAGCGTGGCTGCCAAGATGTCTTTATTTAAA GAGATGGAGAAGACGGCCGCCCCCGAAGCCTCGGCGTTCCTAAAGCCTCGTTCGGGAAGTGTCTGCCATGAGCGCAGGCAGCGGCGAGGCAACGACCATCGCTTCCTCACCCAGCCAATCACCAGTGAGGAAATGGTAGCCATCAG CACCCTGCCGGACGCACCAGAGGAGATGTGCCCGCCGCAGGAAGAGCAAGCGGAAACCGATGACGAGGGCTGCAAGCTTAGCGTGAGCGAGAAGCTGGCTCTTTTCAACAAACTTTTCttgcccgaggggccgggtgccGACGAAGCCCCCGAGAAGCGGAGGCAGAAGAACGCCCGCTACCGTACGCAGCCCATCACGGTGGATGAAGTCAGCTTG TTGCAGAAAGGCCCCGTGCAGCTCCCCATCTTGTCTTTAGCCCCTCACCTGTGCGACAGACAGCAGGCCTCATCAAACAACCTAAAGCCCAGCGAGCTGCGCCTCTCTTGCTCCAAACCCGACATCAATCCCGCATCCTTCGATCAGGGCATGCAGCGCTGTGACTCGGAGCCCGGGATCATGGGGAGCCTGAGGAGGTGTCGCTCGGAGCGCACCAAGAGTTCCAAGGCGGAGCGCAATGGCCCCGTTTCTCACAGAGACATGCCAAATGCGCGCACGGCTAGGCGGGAGGCCGTGGGGGAAGACCTTTGGGCAGCCGCCCCATGGAGACAGAGGACACGTGGCCGGCGGGAAACCAATGCCTATATGCCGCCGACGACCCACGCGATGTTGAAACACactagcag GCACCATAATGAAGACGCTTCTACATCAGCATGTCTTCAGGTTGCTCCCGTGAATAGCGACACTCAAGTTCACCACATGATCAATGGTACTACTAGTAAG GGCGAAAAATCTCGTACAGACGGAATGAAGCCTCAGTGTTGG GAGCCTGTCTATGCATCGGTCTTTTCCAGCAGTACACCTCAGTATGTCATGTGCTTCAACAAG AACAATCAGTCCTTCGAGGCTCAGGAGGTGACATCTCCGACAGACAACCAGAGTCCTCTTCAGAGTAAACAGAAG TCCGTTGTAGATGAGGAAGACATACATGTGTGTTCTAAGTCGATAAAGGTGGAAGAAACAGCAA ctGCCGAATGTTCACAATTAGTCGGCAAAACCAACTGTCATAACAACAGTCAATCTACTGAAGCGCCAACCTGCTCATTTGAAG TTTACCAAGAAGAATCGACACCTGAGAATGGTTTGTACACCTGCCCACCCTGTGGAGCTCCCTCAAATTCGCGACAAAACCTGGATCTTTTCTGCCAGACCAACAGCCCCAT GCTCACATCTGCAGTGGCAGAACACCGGCGTTCTGTGCGCCCGTCCCGGCGTACTCAGGGATCCCGAAATCCTCTCCGGGCTTTGGCGGCCCGCGAGGATGTCATGCAGGACTTTATGGGGCTCAACGCAGCTGCCGAGGAGAGGATCCAAACTGAGAAGA ATTCTAAGAATTCGTCCAAATCAAATTCTGTCAGCTCCTCTCCGGATCCTCAGGAGTGTCATCCACCCTTCACTAGCCCCATGTTGCTATTTATCAAAG GAAGGCAGCACGTGCAGGTCCGCCTGGCCCGGCCCTCGGCCAGCTCCTTAAACAGTGGGGGCTGCTACCTGCTGGTGACTACAGACAACTGCATCCTGTGGAATGGACAGTCGGCCAATGACACAGAAAAAGCCAAA GCCCTAGATTTGGCATCTTTCATTCAAAGCCACAAGGACCTGGGCTGCAATGCTACCGGTGTCATCCACTTGGAAGAGGGGCTCAACTCTGACAGTAGCCTGGCCACAGACTTCTGGAGCATTCTGGGAGGAAAGACTCCTTACCCAG AAGCTGGTGCAGCAGTGGAGGATGAGCTTTACGAGCGTGGCATTGTGGAGTCCAACTGTGTATACAAGATGCTGGACAACAGACTGGTGCCCCATGAACAAGGCTGGGCCTCCATGCCGAGCGTCTCCATGCTGGATTCCAATGag GCACTGGTGTTTGACTTTGGCGGCGAGGTCTATCTGTGGCTGGGAAAGGACGTGCCAGCCGAACGTCAGAAGATGGCGCTTCAGATGAGTCGGCAGGTGTGGCTCGGAGCCTACGATTACAGGAACTGCCGTGTCAATCCGATGGATCCCACGCAGCCAGCTGCCGACACGCAGTT GATGGGTGAGGGGCGTCCCAACTGGGCTCTCTTCGGTGTCATCACGGAAAGCAACGAGACTGTTCTGTTCAAAGAAAAATTTGTGGATTGGACTGAAAACGAGACCAAG TCCCCCTCATTGACGAAATCATGTGACCTCCCGAAGCCTTCCGACACCAACACTTCCTTGTCAAGCGAGGCGGCAGCAGACGGATCCACCTGTAGCACGATGGCCAACTCGGGCACATCGGACCTGAGGACTGTGGGATTGGACACGTGGCACGTCCATGAGTTGGATGATGGCGAGGCACCCCTGGAGAGCGTGGGACAACTACACGAGGGGGACTCGTACGTGGTCCGCTGGACTTATAACGCCGGGGACCAATGTGAACACAGCACGGCTATTTTCCTGTGGCATGGACTTAACTCCAACATGATTGGACAGGACACTGCTGCTTTTCTTTCCACTGGGAAGAATATTAATCAAGAATCACAG GTTGTGGTTGATGAAGGAAAGGAGCCTCTTTCTTTCCTTCAGCTTTTCAAGGGAGGTCTGGTTATTCATAAAGGCCGCAGAGAAGCCTCGTCTTCTCATACAG CAGAGCAAGCAGACAAGTGGCGCCTGTTTTGTGTCAGAGGggagcatcccgatgcgggctcATTGCTGGAAGTGGAATGCTGCTGTGCCTCTCTGCGCTCCAGGGGCTCGATGGTCCTGATTAACGGCCAGCAGGCGGCGCTTTATCTCTGGAATGGATGTAAAGCTCTTGTTAGGTGCAGGGAGGTGGCCAACAGAGTCGTAGAGCAACTCACTAAAGg GTGTCCGCAAGAACTGGGTCTGAGTAAAAGCAGTCTAGTGAAGAGCCAGGCTGTAGAGGAAGGTTCAGAGCCCACTGACTTCTGGGCGGCACTTGGACACATGGACAGGGAAGCCTATGACTGCATGCTACAAG ATCCATATAAATATAACTTCACACCACGCCTCTTTCACCTGAGCGCCTCCTCCGGTGAATTCCGGGCTGACGAGCTGTACAGTCCATCGAGCCTGCCGGGCATTGTGGCTGCGATGCCCTTCATCCAGGAGAGCCTGTATGCTGCACCCCCTCCAG CCCTGTTCCTTCTTGACAACCGCTTTGAAGTTTACCTGTGGCAGCGTAACCCAGAAGATGAGCAGGCGGACGGCTGTCACGGCGAGAGAAAGCGCGCCATGGAGATGACGCTGCAATACTGCAAAG ATGTCAACCCGAGACGCCCACCACACGCCTACCTCTTCTTGGGGGGCTCTGA
- the svilc gene encoding supervillin isoform X1, with product MEDLVLESRAERIARYKAARRQELAERFGHTDEFLDSRQADNGRDAQDPASQNVNSKTYSVPNGSDISMGTTCQIGQDSQDATSRGGQLVQQQQQLRTRVSVGQLRSALMQQAANGADADKVSAENVPQAGSSLDPTTKPVSDGARRRTCRYIASGLGGARKNNERFRTQPITANEMEESGRLEEAEGEETCDADEKTDERAQMSVAAKMSLFKEMEKTAAPEASAFLKPRSGSVCHERRQRRGNDHRFLTQPITSEEMVAISTLPDAPEEMCPPQEEQAETDDEGCKLSVSEKLALFNKLFLPEGPGADEAPEKRRQKNARYRTQPITVDEVSLLQKGPVQLPILSLAPHLCDRQQASSNNLKPSELRLSCSKPDINPASFDQGMQRCDSEPGIMGSLRRCRSERTKSSKAERNGPVSHRDMPNARTARREAVGEDLWAAAPWRQRTRGRRETNAYMPPTTHAMLKHTSRHHNEDASTSACLQVAPVNSDTQVHHMINGTTSKGEKSRTDGMKPQCWEPVYASVFSSSTPQYVMCFNKNNQSFEAQEVTSPTDNQSPLQSKQKSVVDEEDIHVCSKSIKVEETATAECSQLVGKTNCHNNSQSTEAPTCSFEAVYQEESTPENGLYTCPPCGAPSNSRQNLDLFCQTNSPMLTSAVAEHRRSVRPSRRTQGSRNPLRALAAREDVMQDFMGLNAAAEERIQTEKNSKNSSKSNSVSSSPDPQECHPPFTSPMLLFIKGRQHVQVRLARPSASSLNSGGCYLLVTTDNCILWNGQSANDTEKAKALDLASFIQSHKDLGCNATGVIHLEEGLNSDSSLATDFWSILGGKTPYPEAGAAVEDELYERGIVESNCVYKMLDNRLVPHEQGWASMPSVSMLDSNEALVFDFGGEVYLWLGKDVPAERQKMALQMSRQVWLGAYDYRNCRVNPMDPTQPAADTQLMGEGRPNWALFGVITESNETVLFKEKFVDWTENETKSPSLTKSCDLPKPSDTNTSLSSEAAADGSTCSTMANSGTSDLRTVGLDTWHVHELDDGEAPLESVGQLHEGDSYVVRWTYNAGDQCEHSTAIFLWHGLNSNMIGQDTAAFLSTGKNINQESQVVVDEGKEPLSFLQLFKGGLVIHKGRREASSSHTAEQADKWRLFCVRGEHPDAGSLLEVECCCASLRSRGSMVLINGQQAALYLWNGCKALVRCREVANRVVEQLTKGCPQELGLSKSSLVKSQAVEEGSEPTDFWAALGHMDREAYDCMLQDPYKYNFTPRLFHLSASSGEFRADELYSPSSLPGIVAAMPFIQESLYAAPPPALFLLDNRFEVYLWQRNPEDEQADGCHGERKRAMEMTLQYCKDVNPRRPPHAYLFLGGSEPLTFTNVFPRWERTQAALTQGKLTTVQDALDQLTMTKPGSKQTILPDRVDSQGPEDHLSAHKFQIPSSQPGAGLQFCLWCPSTAPLVLAVVEFGV from the exons ATGGAGGACCTGGTCCTGGAGTCCCGGGCAGAACGCATCGCCCGCTACAAGGCAGCAAGGAGACAAGAGCTGGCTGAGCGTTTCGGACACACGGATGAGTTTTTAGACTCCCGGCAGGCCGACAACGGAAGGGACGCACAAGACCCCGCTTCCCAAAATGTCAACAGCAAGACATACAGTGTTCCGAACGGATCTGACATTTCCATGGGAACCACTTGCCAAATAGG ACAGGATTCCCAGGATGCAACGAGTAGGGGTGGGCAACTGgtgcaacagcagcagcagcttcGCACTCGGGTGTCTGTGGGCCAGCTGAGGAGTGCTCTTATGCAGCAGGCGGCAAATGGAGCCGATGCGGACAAAGT TAGTGCAGAAAATGTGCCCCAAGCCGGGTCTTCTCTCGACCCAACGACAAAGCCTGTCTCAGATGGGGCCCGTCGCCGCACCTGCCGTTACATCGCCAGTGGATTAGGAGGTGCCCGCAAGAACAACGAGCGCTTCCGGACACAGCCGATCACAGCCAATGAAATGGAAGAGAGTGGCAG GCTGGAAGAGGCTGAGGGAGAGGAAACGTGTGATG CTGACGAGAAAACGGATGAAAGAGCGCAGATGAGCGTGGCTGCCAAGATGTCTTTATTTAAA GAGATGGAGAAGACGGCCGCCCCCGAAGCCTCGGCGTTCCTAAAGCCTCGTTCGGGAAGTGTCTGCCATGAGCGCAGGCAGCGGCGAGGCAACGACCATCGCTTCCTCACCCAGCCAATCACCAGTGAGGAAATGGTAGCCATCAG CACCCTGCCGGACGCACCAGAGGAGATGTGCCCGCCGCAGGAAGAGCAAGCGGAAACCGATGACGAGGGCTGCAAGCTTAGCGTGAGCGAGAAGCTGGCTCTTTTCAACAAACTTTTCttgcccgaggggccgggtgccGACGAAGCCCCCGAGAAGCGGAGGCAGAAGAACGCCCGCTACCGTACGCAGCCCATCACGGTGGATGAAGTCAGCTTG TTGCAGAAAGGCCCCGTGCAGCTCCCCATCTTGTCTTTAGCCCCTCACCTGTGCGACAGACAGCAGGCCTCATCAAACAACCTAAAGCCCAGCGAGCTGCGCCTCTCTTGCTCCAAACCCGACATCAATCCCGCATCCTTCGATCAGGGCATGCAGCGCTGTGACTCGGAGCCCGGGATCATGGGGAGCCTGAGGAGGTGTCGCTCGGAGCGCACCAAGAGTTCCAAGGCGGAGCGCAATGGCCCCGTTTCTCACAGAGACATGCCAAATGCGCGCACGGCTAGGCGGGAGGCCGTGGGGGAAGACCTTTGGGCAGCCGCCCCATGGAGACAGAGGACACGTGGCCGGCGGGAAACCAATGCCTATATGCCGCCGACGACCCACGCGATGTTGAAACACactagcag GCACCATAATGAAGACGCTTCTACATCAGCATGTCTTCAGGTTGCTCCCGTGAATAGCGACACTCAAGTTCACCACATGATCAATGGTACTACTAGTAAG GGCGAAAAATCTCGTACAGACGGAATGAAGCCTCAGTGTTGG GAGCCTGTCTATGCATCGGTCTTTTCCAGCAGTACACCTCAGTATGTCATGTGCTTCAACAAG AACAATCAGTCCTTCGAGGCTCAGGAGGTGACATCTCCGACAGACAACCAGAGTCCTCTTCAGAGTAAACAGAAG TCCGTTGTAGATGAGGAAGACATACATGTGTGTTCTAAGTCGATAAAGGTGGAAGAAACAGCAA ctGCCGAATGTTCACAATTAGTCGGCAAAACCAACTGTCATAACAACAGTCAATCTACTGAAGCGCCAACCTGCTCATTTGAAG CAGTTTACCAAGAAGAATCGACACCTGAGAATGGTTTGTACACCTGCCCACCCTGTGGAGCTCCCTCAAATTCGCGACAAAACCTGGATCTTTTCTGCCAGACCAACAGCCCCAT GCTCACATCTGCAGTGGCAGAACACCGGCGTTCTGTGCGCCCGTCCCGGCGTACTCAGGGATCCCGAAATCCTCTCCGGGCTTTGGCGGCCCGCGAGGATGTCATGCAGGACTTTATGGGGCTCAACGCAGCTGCCGAGGAGAGGATCCAAACTGAGAAGA ATTCTAAGAATTCGTCCAAATCAAATTCTGTCAGCTCCTCTCCGGATCCTCAGGAGTGTCATCCACCCTTCACTAGCCCCATGTTGCTATTTATCAAAG GAAGGCAGCACGTGCAGGTCCGCCTGGCCCGGCCCTCGGCCAGCTCCTTAAACAGTGGGGGCTGCTACCTGCTGGTGACTACAGACAACTGCATCCTGTGGAATGGACAGTCGGCCAATGACACAGAAAAAGCCAAA GCCCTAGATTTGGCATCTTTCATTCAAAGCCACAAGGACCTGGGCTGCAATGCTACCGGTGTCATCCACTTGGAAGAGGGGCTCAACTCTGACAGTAGCCTGGCCACAGACTTCTGGAGCATTCTGGGAGGAAAGACTCCTTACCCAG AAGCTGGTGCAGCAGTGGAGGATGAGCTTTACGAGCGTGGCATTGTGGAGTCCAACTGTGTATACAAGATGCTGGACAACAGACTGGTGCCCCATGAACAAGGCTGGGCCTCCATGCCGAGCGTCTCCATGCTGGATTCCAATGag GCACTGGTGTTTGACTTTGGCGGCGAGGTCTATCTGTGGCTGGGAAAGGACGTGCCAGCCGAACGTCAGAAGATGGCGCTTCAGATGAGTCGGCAGGTGTGGCTCGGAGCCTACGATTACAGGAACTGCCGTGTCAATCCGATGGATCCCACGCAGCCAGCTGCCGACACGCAGTT GATGGGTGAGGGGCGTCCCAACTGGGCTCTCTTCGGTGTCATCACGGAAAGCAACGAGACTGTTCTGTTCAAAGAAAAATTTGTGGATTGGACTGAAAACGAGACCAAG TCCCCCTCATTGACGAAATCATGTGACCTCCCGAAGCCTTCCGACACCAACACTTCCTTGTCAAGCGAGGCGGCAGCAGACGGATCCACCTGTAGCACGATGGCCAACTCGGGCACATCGGACCTGAGGACTGTGGGATTGGACACGTGGCACGTCCATGAGTTGGATGATGGCGAGGCACCCCTGGAGAGCGTGGGACAACTACACGAGGGGGACTCGTACGTGGTCCGCTGGACTTATAACGCCGGGGACCAATGTGAACACAGCACGGCTATTTTCCTGTGGCATGGACTTAACTCCAACATGATTGGACAGGACACTGCTGCTTTTCTTTCCACTGGGAAGAATATTAATCAAGAATCACAG GTTGTGGTTGATGAAGGAAAGGAGCCTCTTTCTTTCCTTCAGCTTTTCAAGGGAGGTCTGGTTATTCATAAAGGCCGCAGAGAAGCCTCGTCTTCTCATACAG CAGAGCAAGCAGACAAGTGGCGCCTGTTTTGTGTCAGAGGggagcatcccgatgcgggctcATTGCTGGAAGTGGAATGCTGCTGTGCCTCTCTGCGCTCCAGGGGCTCGATGGTCCTGATTAACGGCCAGCAGGCGGCGCTTTATCTCTGGAATGGATGTAAAGCTCTTGTTAGGTGCAGGGAGGTGGCCAACAGAGTCGTAGAGCAACTCACTAAAGg GTGTCCGCAAGAACTGGGTCTGAGTAAAAGCAGTCTAGTGAAGAGCCAGGCTGTAGAGGAAGGTTCAGAGCCCACTGACTTCTGGGCGGCACTTGGACACATGGACAGGGAAGCCTATGACTGCATGCTACAAG ATCCATATAAATATAACTTCACACCACGCCTCTTTCACCTGAGCGCCTCCTCCGGTGAATTCCGGGCTGACGAGCTGTACAGTCCATCGAGCCTGCCGGGCATTGTGGCTGCGATGCCCTTCATCCAGGAGAGCCTGTATGCTGCACCCCCTCCAG CCCTGTTCCTTCTTGACAACCGCTTTGAAGTTTACCTGTGGCAGCGTAACCCAGAAGATGAGCAGGCGGACGGCTGTCACGGCGAGAGAAAGCGCGCCATGGAGATGACGCTGCAATACTGCAAAG ATGTCAACCCGAGACGCCCACCACACGCCTACCTCTTCTTGGGGGGCTCTGA